The Granulicella sibirica DNA segment TTTCCTTGCTGGTCGCGCCGAGCGCCTTGCGAATGCCGATCTCTCGGATGCGGGACTGGACGTTGGCGAGCATGGAGTTCATGATGCCGACGCCGGAGACGATCAGGGTGAGGGCTGCGGCGAGGAGAAGGACGACGGTGAGCATGTCGGCGATCTTGGCCATGCTGGCGAGGAGTTCGGTGAGGGTGACGGCGTTATAGACCGACGTGGCGCGATGGCGGGACCGGATGATCTCGAGGATGCGCTTTGAGGCCGGTACCACCATGGTCGCGTCCTTCATGGTGAAGAAGATCTCCTTGACCGTATCGGTGCCGGTGAAGTAGCGGGCGACGGGGTAGGGGATGAGCAGGGTCTGCTCGCTGATCTCGGATTGGCCGTAGGTGTCGAAACTCTCTTTGAAGACGCCGATGATGGTGAAGGGGATGCCCTGGATACTGATGGTCCTGCCGACGGCGAGGTTGTCGGAGCCGAAGATGGTTTTGGCGAGGGGTTCGACCATGACGCAGACCTTCTGGTGCAGGAGCGTGTCTTGATCGTCGAAGAAACGGCCTGATAAGACGCGAAGGTTTCGGACGATGCGGTACTCGGGGGAGACGCCGAGGATCATCGTGTCCTTGGTGGTGCCTCCGCCGACCGAGATGCTGTGGTGATCCTCGAGCATTGGTGAGGAGGCGATGATGCCGGGAACCTGATCGAGGACGGCGTTCAGGTCTTCACGGGTCATGAAGTCGGGGGTGCTGGTGTTGTCGGGTCCGATGGTGCTGCCGCCACTGTACTGAAGCTCGATCTTGTTGGGACCGATGCTGGTGAGCTGGTCGAGGGCGTACTGCTTGCCGGTAAGGCCAAGGGTGGCGACGAGGATGATCGCGGCCGACCCAATGATCATGCCGAGCATCGTGAGCAGGAAGCGGACCTTGCTGGCCTTGAAGCTGTCGATGGCGAGGCGGAAGACCTCGGAGAACATCATGGTGGAGCGCGCCGAAGCGAGCGTCCGGTCGAAGCTGCTTGGCTGCCGGGAGACTACCTCCGTCGGGGAGGGAGGAGCCGGAATTCTCGCGGGTTGGGCTGGGGTCGTGGTTGCCATGCGCTCTGTGGAAACGGCGTTGCCTTGGGGCTAGCGGTTGTCTAACGGCTATTAGACGCTCTCCGGCACCGGGGCGATGCGGGGATTACACATGTCGTTATCGGGAGTTTATCCCTTTCGCCAAGGGAGGAGAAGCGCCGCGTGGCGCCTGTGCTACCCTCCATGAAACCATGGCTGAACAGGAACGGGAGTTGCCGCGTGTGCTGAACGCGGCGCATGCGACTTCGATCGTCGTCGGGATCATTATCGGCAGCGGGATCTTCCTTGTGCCGCGAGAGATGATGGCCGCGGTCGGCGGTTCGGGCATGGTGTATGCGGTCTGGATCGTGGGTGGGCTGCTGTCGCTGTTTGGGGCGATGACGTATGCGGAGATCGCGGCGGCGAAGCCGATGTATGGCGGCGAGTATGCGTTCCTGCGTGAGGCGTATGGGGACGTGGTGGCGTTTCTCTACATGTGGACCTGGATCACGATCGCAAAACCTGCCTCGATTGCGACCATTGCCGCGGGACTGATGCGGGTGCTCGGCACGTTCGCGATGTTCAGCTTTCTGGGAATGCCGGCGTTTGGTCCGCTGATGTGGAGCCAGGTGTTCGCGATCGGTGCGACGTGGCTGATTACCGGATTGAACATCATTGGGACGAGGAAATCGGGAAACGTGCAGCTTCTGCTGACCTGGCTCAAAGGGTTGCTGATCGTCGTCATTGCAGGGTTCTGTTTCCTGACGGCGGGTGGGCATGGAAGCTGGAGCAACTTCGGGACGACCTTCGCTGGGGCGCGGGGCGGGTTTTCGGGGTTTATGGTGGCGTTGATTGCTGCGCTTTGGGCTTACGACGGGTGGAGCGATGTGACGCAGATGGCCGGGGAGGTGCAGAGGCCGCAGCGGAGTCTGCCAGTGGCGCTGATCGGCGGGGTTGGGATCGTGGGCGGGCTGTACATGCTGACGAATGCCGCGATTCAGTATGTGCTGCCGGCGGCTGCGATTGCGGGGGCGGAGCGCCCGGCGGCGGATGCGATGAGGCTGGTGGCGGGTGGGGCAGGGGCGGCGCTGGTTTCAATCGGGATGGCGGTGAGCATCGGGGCGACGTTCGTGGGGTCCTCGCTGTCGGGGGCGCGGGTGCCATTTGCGGCGGCGCGAGATGGGTTGTTCTTTGAGGGGCTGGCGCATGTGTCGCCGAGGTTCCGGACGCCTTCGAGTGCGCTGATCCTGCAGGCAGTGTTGAGTTCTCTGCTACTGCTGGCGATCGGGAGATTCCAGGCGCTGTTCTCGCTTGCAATTTTCGCAGAGTGGATGTTCTATGCGCTGACGGCCAGCACGATTTTTGTCTTCAGGCGCAGGGATGCGGCGGGAGCGCGGCCCTTTAGCGTGTGGGGATATCCCGTGGTGCCGGTTTTGTTTATCGCCGCGGCGGGGGTGTTGTTGGTGTTCTCGATCATGGACCAGCCGCGGAATTCGCTGTTTGGGATGGCGGTAATCCTGCTTGGGATCCCGGTGCATGCGCTCTATCAGCGGGGGCGGCGGGCAGCCGGGTAGGTTAGCTCGCGACGAGAAGCGTCGGTCCGAAGCCTGTGGCAACGAAGCGGTCGCGTCCCTCTTCCTTGGCACGGTAAAGAGCGGCATCTACCTTCTGGAGGATGTTCTCGACCGTATGAGGTGCGCCTTGCTGGCCGACGTGAAGGGCACCGGCACTGATGGTGACTTGAATGAGACCGACGCTGGTATGAAATGGCTTCGAGCTGACGGCCCTGCAGATGCGGTCGGCGCCGGCCGAGAGTGAGCCCGCACCGCAGCCGTCGAGAAGGAGAAGGAACTCTTCCCCACCGTACCGTCCCACGACATCCGCCTCGCGAACGGCAATCTTCAGGCGGCGGCCGACTTCGCGAAGGATCTCGTCGCCGACCGGGTGACCGTAGGTGTC contains these protein-coding regions:
- a CDS encoding ABC transporter permease, which codes for MATTTPAQPARIPAPPSPTEVVSRQPSSFDRTLASARSTMMFSEVFRLAIDSFKASKVRFLLTMLGMIIGSAAIILVATLGLTGKQYALDQLTSIGPNKIELQYSGGSTIGPDNTSTPDFMTREDLNAVLDQVPGIIASSPMLEDHHSISVGGGTTKDTMILGVSPEYRIVRNLRVLSGRFFDDQDTLLHQKVCVMVEPLAKTIFGSDNLAVGRTISIQGIPFTIIGVFKESFDTYGQSEISEQTLLIPYPVARYFTGTDTVKEIFFTMKDATMVVPASKRILEIIRSRHRATSVYNAVTLTELLASMAKIADMLTVVLLLAAALTLIVSGVGIMNSMLANVQSRIREIGIRKALGATSKEIRLQFLTEAVFLSLSGGVVGTLIGLAIPISVRLFTPFQIPVKLWSALIALGTSVIVGIVFGTLPANRAARLDPVETLKYE
- a CDS encoding APC family permease, which encodes MAEQERELPRVLNAAHATSIVVGIIIGSGIFLVPREMMAAVGGSGMVYAVWIVGGLLSLFGAMTYAEIAAAKPMYGGEYAFLREAYGDVVAFLYMWTWITIAKPASIATIAAGLMRVLGTFAMFSFLGMPAFGPLMWSQVFAIGATWLITGLNIIGTRKSGNVQLLLTWLKGLLIVVIAGFCFLTAGGHGSWSNFGTTFAGARGGFSGFMVALIAALWAYDGWSDVTQMAGEVQRPQRSLPVALIGGVGIVGGLYMLTNAAIQYVLPAAAIAGAERPAADAMRLVAGGAGAALVSIGMAVSIGATFVGSSLSGARVPFAAARDGLFFEGLAHVSPRFRTPSSALILQAVLSSLLLLAIGRFQALFSLAIFAEWMFYALTASTIFVFRRRDAAGARPFSVWGYPVVPVLFIAAAGVLLVFSIMDQPRNSLFGMAVILLGIPVHALYQRGRRAAG